A region from the Dinoroseobacter shibae DFL 12 = DSM 16493 genome encodes:
- a CDS encoding ABC transporter permease translates to MTTVDPDFAAKEAKQARRERLFTRINKADAWLKVLGLGWITTMVKAAAGDNPKAQMKDIWQLFCVPILAIVLFLTAWGTLAPKVQTSLGAVPGPAQVWEQAVALHEDAQAKAESARVFEERVEQRNQRLIDAGRADEVKDIAYTGAPSYYDQIWTSIQTVFFGFLVATVVAVPLGISAGLSVTANAALNPIIQIFKPVSPLAWLPIVTMVVSAVYTTNDGLFEKSFLVSAITVTLCSLWPTLINTALGVSSIDKDLVNVSKVLKMNTYTKITKLVLPSALPLIFTGLRLSLGVGWMVLIAAEMLAQNPGLGKFVWDEFQNGSSDSLARIMVAVLTIGIIGFLLDRLMFTIQSLFTFTNNR, encoded by the coding sequence ATGACTACCGTCGATCCAGACTTCGCTGCGAAAGAGGCCAAGCAAGCCCGCCGCGAGCGCCTCTTCACCCGCATCAACAAGGCCGACGCCTGGCTGAAGGTTCTGGGCCTCGGCTGGATCACAACGATGGTCAAGGCCGCCGCGGGCGACAACCCCAAGGCTCAGATGAAGGACATCTGGCAGCTGTTCTGCGTGCCGATCCTGGCCATCGTGCTCTTCCTGACCGCTTGGGGCACGCTGGCGCCCAAGGTGCAGACATCGCTCGGCGCGGTGCCCGGGCCGGCGCAGGTCTGGGAACAGGCCGTCGCCCTGCACGAAGACGCCCAGGCCAAGGCCGAAAGCGCCCGTGTTTTCGAGGAACGGGTGGAGCAGCGCAACCAGCGCCTGATCGACGCGGGCCGCGCCGACGAGGTCAAGGACATCGCCTATACCGGTGCTCCCTCCTATTACGACCAGATCTGGACCTCGATCCAGACCGTATTCTTCGGCTTTCTTGTGGCGACGGTGGTTGCGGTGCCGCTGGGCATTTCCGCGGGCCTGTCGGTGACGGCCAACGCCGCGCTCAACCCGATCATCCAGATCTTCAAGCCCGTGTCGCCTCTCGCCTGGCTCCCCATCGTCACCATGGTCGTCTCGGCGGTCTACACCACCAATGACGGGCTGTTCGAGAAATCCTTCCTCGTCTCGGCGATCACGGTCACGCTCTGCTCGCTGTGGCCGACGCTGATCAACACCGCGCTGGGGGTGTCGTCCATCGACAAGGACCTGGTGAACGTCTCCAAGGTGCTGAAGATGAACACCTATACCAAGATCACCAAGCTGGTGCTGCCCTCGGCCCTGCCGCTGATCTTCACCGGCCTGCGCCTGTCCCTCGGGGTCGGCTGGATGGTGCTGATCGCGGCCGAGATGCTCGCGCAGAACCCCGGCTTGGGCAAATTCGTCTGGGACGAGTTCCAGAACGGGTCTTCGGACAGCCTGGCGCGGATCATGGTCGCCGTGCTGACCATCGGCATCATCGGCTTCCTGCTCGACCGGCTGATGTTCACGATCCAGTCGCTCTTCACCTTCACGAACAATCGGTGA
- the nirD gene encoding nitrite reductase small subunit NirD, with protein sequence MSQDWIDIGELSDIPARGARVVRTAVGCVAVFRTGSDEVFALQNRCPHKGGPLSEGIVHGKSVTCPLHNWVFSLETGEAQGADVGHVRTYPARIEAGRILLETSFLQARMAAE encoded by the coding sequence ATGAGCCAGGACTGGATCGACATCGGCGAACTCTCGGACATCCCGGCGCGTGGCGCGCGAGTGGTCAGGACCGCCGTGGGTTGCGTGGCGGTGTTCCGCACCGGATCGGATGAGGTGTTCGCACTGCAAAACCGCTGCCCTCACAAGGGTGGGCCTCTGTCCGAGGGAATCGTGCATGGCAAATCGGTGACCTGTCCACTGCACAACTGGGTGTTCAGCCTGGAAACCGGCGAGGCCCAGGGCGCGGATGTGGGGCATGTCCGCACCTATCCCGCGCGGATCGAGGCGGGACGCATCCTGCTGGAGACCAGCTTTCTGCAAGCTCGCATGGCGGCGGAGTGA
- the nirB gene encoding nitrite reductase large subunit NirB, whose translation MKQELVIIGAGMASGRVIEHLLKEDPDAFEITLFNAEPRGNYNRIMLSPVLSGDKSYADIITHTDDWYEQNGITCRFGEHVVRIDRETGTVVGQRGALPYDKLLIATGSAPFIIPVEGKDLPGVITYRDLDDTNAMIEAAASGGKAVVIGGGLLGLEAAAGLKERGMDVTVLHLMGHLMERQLDESAGFLLRRDLEKRGIKVKCRASTAAILGETRVEGVLLEDNEGLEADLVVMAVGIRPETRLATDAGLDVARGITVDAELRTSDPDIHAVGECVEFDGQLFGLVAPLYDQARVVADSLLGRSAAFTPKELSTKLKVTGCDLFSAGDFADGAGREDIVFRDPSRGVYKRLVLEENRLVGAVFYGDTRDSNWFFGLIQSGEDISEMRDTLIFGPAYQGGAALDPMAAVAALPLDAEICGCNGVSKGDIVAAIEGGATDLGTVRSLTKASSSCGTCTGLVEQVLGVTLGDDFVIPAAASICGCTDLSHEDVRRMIKSRELKSMAAVWQELGWKTSCGCHVCRPALNFYLLADWPLEYRDDPQSRFINERKHANIQKDGTYSVVPRMWGGMTTPDELRAIADAAEKYNVPTVHVTGGQRIDLLGVRGEDLPAIWADLNAAGMVSGHAYAKGLRTVKTCVGKDHCRFGTQDSTGLGIALEKRLWGSWTPHKVKLAVSGCPRNCAEATCKDIGVVCVDSGYQIGVAGAAGMDVKETERLADVATEQEALDLITAFFQLYRENAKYLDRPYKWVAKVGLDWVKDQVFDADTRQGLIERFELSQSIYQKDPWAEEARKSGEKYQPLADFKLEAAE comes from the coding sequence ATGAAGCAGGAACTGGTAATCATCGGCGCAGGCATGGCGTCGGGCCGTGTCATCGAGCATCTCCTCAAAGAGGACCCGGATGCATTCGAGATCACGCTGTTCAATGCCGAACCACGCGGCAACTACAACCGCATCATGCTCAGCCCCGTCCTGTCCGGCGACAAGAGCTACGCCGACATCATCACGCACACGGATGACTGGTACGAACAAAACGGCATCACCTGCCGCTTTGGCGAGCACGTGGTGCGGATCGACCGCGAGACCGGAACCGTCGTCGGACAAAGGGGCGCCCTGCCCTATGACAAACTTCTGATTGCGACGGGCTCCGCGCCGTTCATCATTCCCGTCGAGGGCAAGGATTTGCCCGGCGTCATAACCTACCGCGACCTCGACGACACCAACGCAATGATTGAGGCGGCAGCCAGCGGCGGCAAGGCTGTGGTCATAGGGGGCGGCCTGCTCGGGCTCGAAGCCGCCGCGGGCCTCAAGGAACGCGGCATGGATGTGACCGTGCTGCACCTGATGGGGCACCTCATGGAACGCCAACTGGACGAAAGCGCGGGCTTTCTGCTGCGAAGGGATCTGGAAAAGCGCGGCATCAAGGTGAAATGCCGCGCCTCCACCGCCGCGATCCTCGGAGAGACCCGGGTCGAAGGCGTGCTCCTGGAGGACAACGAGGGACTGGAAGCGGACCTCGTGGTCATGGCCGTGGGCATCCGGCCCGAAACAAGACTTGCAACGGATGCGGGGCTCGACGTTGCCCGTGGCATCACTGTCGATGCAGAGCTCCGGACATCGGACCCCGATATCCATGCGGTCGGCGAATGCGTCGAGTTCGACGGCCAGCTTTTCGGGCTCGTGGCCCCGCTCTACGACCAGGCTCGGGTGGTTGCCGACAGCCTGCTGGGCCGCAGCGCAGCCTTCACCCCGAAGGAGCTTTCGACCAAGCTGAAGGTCACCGGCTGCGATCTGTTCTCCGCAGGCGACTTCGCAGATGGCGCGGGCCGCGAAGACATCGTTTTCCGCGACCCGTCACGCGGCGTCTACAAACGCCTCGTGCTGGAGGAGAACAGGCTGGTCGGCGCGGTGTTCTATGGCGACACGCGTGACAGCAATTGGTTCTTTGGCCTGATCCAGTCCGGTGAGGACATCTCCGAGATGCGCGACACGCTCATCTTCGGGCCGGCCTACCAGGGGGGGGCCGCGCTGGACCCTATGGCGGCCGTTGCAGCCTTACCGCTTGATGCGGAAATCTGCGGCTGCAACGGCGTATCCAAGGGCGACATCGTGGCCGCGATCGAAGGCGGCGCGACGGATCTGGGCACCGTGCGTTCCTTGACCAAAGCTTCGAGTTCCTGCGGGACCTGCACCGGGCTGGTGGAACAGGTGCTCGGCGTGACCCTGGGGGACGATTTCGTGATCCCCGCCGCCGCGTCCATCTGCGGCTGCACCGACCTCAGCCACGAAGACGTGCGCCGCATGATCAAGAGCCGGGAGCTCAAGTCCATGGCCGCCGTCTGGCAGGAGCTGGGCTGGAAGACCTCCTGCGGCTGCCATGTCTGCCGCCCGGCACTGAACTTCTACCTGCTGGCGGATTGGCCTCTGGAGTATCGCGACGACCCCCAGAGCCGGTTCATCAACGAGCGCAAGCACGCCAATATCCAGAAGGACGGCACCTACTCCGTGGTGCCGCGCATGTGGGGCGGCATGACCACGCCGGACGAGTTGCGCGCCATCGCCGACGCAGCCGAAAAATACAACGTCCCGACGGTACATGTTACCGGCGGCCAGCGAATCGACCTTCTCGGCGTACGCGGCGAAGACCTGCCCGCGATCTGGGCCGATCTGAACGCCGCCGGCATGGTCTCCGGCCATGCCTATGCCAAGGGCCTGCGCACCGTGAAAACCTGCGTCGGCAAGGATCACTGCCGCTTCGGCACCCAAGACAGCACAGGACTGGGCATTGCGCTTGAGAAACGCCTTTGGGGGTCCTGGACACCGCACAAGGTCAAGCTTGCAGTCTCGGGCTGCCCGCGCAACTGCGCCGAGGCAACCTGCAAGGATATCGGCGTGGTCTGCGTCGACAGCGGCTACCAGATCGGCGTCGCCGGGGCCGCGGGGATGGACGTGAAGGAGACCGAGCGCCTCGCCGATGTCGCCACCGAGCAAGAAGCCCTCGACCTCATCACGGCCTTTTTCCAGCTCTACCGCGAGAACGCGAAGTACCTCGACCGCCCCTACAAATGGGTGGCCAAGGTCGGGCTCGATTGGGTCAAGGACCAGGTCTTCGACGCGGACACACGACAGGGCTTGATCGAAAGGTTCGAACTCTCCCAGTCGATCTACCAAAAGGACCCATGGGCCGAGGAAGCCCGAAAATCCGGAGAGAAATATCAGCCTCTGGCTGACTTCAAGTTGGAGGCGGCGGAATGA
- a CDS encoding CmpA/NrtA family ABC transporter substrate-binding protein, with the protein MRRTCAALLATSALMSPALAEMLPVEKDELKFGFIKLTDMAPLAIAYERGYFFDEGLFVTLEAQANWKVLLDGVISGQLDGAHMLAGQPLAATIGYGTQAHIVTPFSMDLNGNGITVSNEIWEQMKPNIPKMEDGRPQHPISASALKPIVDEYNASGRPFNMGMVFPVSTHNYELRYWLAAGGIHPGFYSPEDVSGQINAEAFLSVTPPPQMPATLEAGTIYGYCVGEPWNQQAVFKGIGVPVITDYQIWKNNPEKVFGLTAAFVEENPNTTLAITKALIRAAIWLDENDNANRPEAVEILSRPNYVGADYDVIANSMTGFFEFEKGDRRDIPDFNVFFRYNATYPFYSDAVWYLTQMRRWGQISEAKPDSWYDEVARMVYKPEIYLEAARLLVDEGLADEADFPWDSDGYKAPTPAEDIIDGIAYDGKQPNAYLESLTIGLKGAQKVVGSEIQG; encoded by the coding sequence ATGAGACGAACGTGTGCTGCCCTCCTGGCAACCTCCGCCCTGATGTCCCCGGCGCTGGCGGAAATGCTGCCCGTCGAAAAGGACGAACTGAAATTCGGCTTCATAAAGCTGACCGACATGGCGCCCCTCGCCATCGCCTACGAGCGCGGCTACTTTTTCGATGAAGGCTTGTTCGTAACACTCGAAGCTCAGGCAAACTGGAAGGTGTTGCTGGATGGCGTGATCTCCGGCCAACTCGACGGCGCGCACATGCTTGCAGGCCAGCCGCTGGCGGCAACCATCGGCTACGGCACTCAGGCCCATATCGTGACGCCTTTCTCCATGGACCTGAACGGCAACGGCATCACCGTTTCCAACGAGATCTGGGAGCAGATGAAGCCGAACATCCCGAAAATGGAAGACGGCCGCCCGCAGCACCCTATCTCGGCCTCCGCGCTCAAGCCGATCGTGGACGAGTACAACGCCTCCGGTCGTCCATTCAACATGGGCATGGTCTTCCCGGTTTCGACGCATAATTACGAGCTGCGCTACTGGCTGGCGGCCGGCGGCATTCACCCGGGCTTCTACTCGCCAGAGGACGTATCCGGCCAGATCAACGCCGAGGCCTTCCTTTCGGTGACCCCCCCGCCGCAGATGCCTGCCACCCTCGAGGCCGGCACGATCTACGGCTATTGCGTGGGCGAGCCGTGGAACCAGCAGGCAGTGTTCAAGGGGATCGGCGTGCCGGTCATCACCGACTACCAGATCTGGAAAAACAACCCGGAAAAGGTGTTCGGCCTGACCGCCGCGTTCGTTGAAGAGAACCCCAACACCACCCTCGCGATCACAAAGGCGCTGATCCGCGCGGCGATCTGGCTGGACGAAAACGACAATGCCAACCGGCCCGAGGCGGTCGAGATCCTGAGCCGCCCGAACTATGTCGGCGCCGATTATGACGTGATCGCGAATTCCATGACCGGGTTTTTCGAGTTCGAGAAAGGCGACCGCCGCGACATCCCGGATTTCAACGTGTTCTTTCGGTACAACGCGACCTACCCGTTCTACTCCGACGCAGTCTGGTACCTAACGCAGATGCGCCGCTGGGGGCAGATATCCGAGGCGAAACCCGACAGCTGGTACGACGAAGTAGCTCGCATGGTCTACAAACCCGAGATCTACCTCGAAGCCGCCCGGCTGCTTGTGGATGAGGGTCTTGCCGACGAAGCCGACTTCCCCTGGGACAGCGACGGCTACAAGGCCCCAACCCCAGCCGAGGATATCATCGACGGCATCGCCTATGACGGCAAGCAGCCCAATGCTTATCTCGAGAGCCTGACCATCGGCCTCAAAGGTGCGCAGAAGGTCGTCGGCAGCGAAATCCAAGGCTGA
- a CDS encoding ABC transporter ATP-binding protein: MTAIEFKNVSKSFGSGPNRADVLRDINLTVKEGEFLVLLGFSGTGKTTLINLMAGLEVPTKGEVLFKGAQITEPSPERGVIFQNYSLMPWLTVNGNVRLAVDTMFPKLSKAARQAKVDHYVKMVGLCHATTRRPAELSGGMRQRVNVARALAMNPEVLLLDEPLSALDALTRANLADEIEGIWEKEKKTCVLITNDVDEAIVLADRIIALNPDGTLGDEFAVTIPRPRDRVEMNTHVGFKKLRADITKYLMDVGIEAKVEGTKLLPDVTPIHGVPAAIAKAQAGMLNERFLDFSQLHKVYPTPKGPLTVVEDFDLKLNKGEFISLIGHSGCGKSTVLTMAAGLNEISKGAIKLDGRHVEGADPERAVVFQSPSLFPWLTARENVSVGVDRVYPNASQAERQDVVEYYLERVGLADSMSKSGAELSNGMKQRVGIARAFALSPKLLLLDEPFGMLDSLTRWELQEVLMEVWSRTKVTAICVTHDVDEAILLADRVVMMTNGPRATIGKITDVNLPRPRTRKALLEHPDYYTYRQEVLDFLEEYEHGAKPRKPAPAPEPIAAE; encoded by the coding sequence ATGACCGCGATTGAATTCAAGAACGTCTCCAAGAGCTTCGGGTCCGGCCCCAACCGTGCCGACGTGCTCCGCGACATCAACCTGACTGTGAAGGAGGGCGAGTTCCTTGTTCTGCTGGGCTTCTCCGGCACCGGCAAGACCACATTGATCAACCTGATGGCCGGGCTGGAGGTTCCGACCAAGGGCGAGGTCCTCTTTAAAGGGGCCCAGATCACCGAACCCAGCCCCGAACGCGGCGTGATCTTCCAGAACTACTCCCTGATGCCGTGGCTGACGGTGAACGGCAACGTGCGCCTCGCGGTGGACACCATGTTCCCGAAACTCAGCAAGGCAGCGCGCCAGGCGAAGGTCGATCACTACGTCAAGATGGTCGGGCTCTGCCATGCGACTACCCGCCGTCCGGCGGAATTGTCCGGCGGCATGCGCCAGCGTGTGAATGTCGCGCGGGCGCTGGCCATGAACCCCGAGGTCTTGCTGCTGGACGAGCCGCTTTCGGCGCTCGATGCCCTCACCCGCGCCAATCTCGCCGACGAAATCGAAGGGATCTGGGAAAAAGAGAAAAAGACCTGCGTGCTGATCACAAACGACGTGGACGAAGCCATCGTGCTTGCGGACCGCATCATCGCGCTGAACCCCGACGGCACGCTGGGCGACGAATTCGCCGTGACCATCCCCCGCCCCCGCGACCGGGTGGAGATGAACACCCATGTCGGCTTCAAGAAACTGCGCGCCGATATCACCAAGTACCTGATGGACGTGGGTATCGAGGCGAAGGTCGAGGGCACCAAACTGCTCCCCGATGTCACACCGATCCACGGCGTGCCTGCCGCAATCGCCAAGGCCCAGGCAGGCATGCTCAATGAGCGTTTTCTCGACTTCTCCCAACTGCACAAGGTCTATCCGACCCCCAAGGGCCCGCTGACCGTGGTCGAGGATTTCGACCTCAAGCTCAACAAGGGAGAGTTCATCTCGCTGATTGGGCACTCGGGTTGCGGCAAGTCGACGGTGCTGACCATGGCCGCCGGGCTGAACGAGATCTCCAAGGGAGCGATCAAGCTCGATGGCCGCCATGTGGAAGGCGCCGATCCCGAACGGGCCGTGGTGTTCCAGTCGCCATCGCTCTTCCCGTGGCTCACCGCGCGGGAAAACGTCAGCGTCGGTGTCGACCGGGTCTACCCCAACGCGAGCCAGGCCGAGCGGCAGGACGTGGTCGAATACTACCTCGAACGGGTCGGTCTGGCCGACAGCATGAGCAAATCCGGCGCCGAACTGTCCAATGGGATGAAGCAGCGGGTCGGCATCGCGCGCGCCTTCGCGCTCAGCCCGAAATTGCTGCTACTCGACGAGCCCTTCGGGATGCTCGACAGCCTCACGCGCTGGGAGTTGCAAGAGGTCCTGATGGAGGTCTGGTCGCGCACAAAGGTGACCGCGATCTGCGTCACACATGACGTGGACGAAGCGATCCTGCTGGCCGACCGTGTGGTCATGATGACCAACGGCCCACGGGCCACGATCGGCAAGATCACTGATGTGAACCTGCCCCGTCCGCGCACCCGCAAGGCCCTTCTGGAGCATCCCGACTACTACACTTACCGCCAGGAAGTACTCGATTTTCTTGAGGAATACGAGCACGGCGCAAAACCCAGGAAACCCGCTCCGGCCCCTGAACCCATCGCCGCCGAATGA
- a CDS encoding globin domain-containing protein yields the protein MTQDEITLIQRSFSRIFAQKARFGALFYERFFALNPEARAMFQTSITRQSEMLIEALALVVRGMRTDGALPPKALQMAARHGRYGVTPDHYAQMGEALMDTLAEVLGDAFDTETREAWQRAYGRLSEIMIAAAAEPAPDAMAANRNTS from the coding sequence ATGACGCAAGACGAAATCACTCTTATCCAAAGGTCCTTCTCGCGGATCTTCGCACAGAAGGCGCGCTTCGGGGCCCTGTTCTACGAGCGTTTCTTTGCCTTGAACCCCGAAGCACGGGCGATGTTTCAAACCTCCATAACGCGACAATCCGAAATGCTGATCGAGGCGCTCGCCCTCGTGGTACGCGGCATGCGTACGGATGGCGCCCTGCCTCCGAAAGCGCTGCAAATGGCGGCGCGGCATGGCCGCTACGGGGTGACACCGGATCACTACGCGCAAATGGGCGAGGCTCTGATGGACACACTTGCGGAGGTTCTGGGCGACGCATTTGACACCGAGACGCGCGAGGCCTGGCAACGGGCTTACGGGCGCCTCTCCGAAATCATGATCGCCGCCGCGGCCGAACCGGCCCCAGACGCGATGGCGGCAAATCGAAACACCAGTTGA
- a CDS encoding Rrf2 family transcriptional regulator — protein MRLTTRTNLAMRTLMYCAVHTGRNIRTSEVAKATNASENHLGQVINMLGQTGFIETVRGRGGGIRLARNAQDITVGGVFRVFEAGTPFAECFDAKECTCPLISVCRLKGALGEALMAFYRSLDAITLESLVKDNTGLKDLLGVEPVTAPA, from the coding sequence ATGCGCCTTACGACCCGAACCAACCTCGCCATGCGGACGCTCATGTATTGTGCGGTGCATACCGGGCGGAACATCCGGACTTCGGAGGTCGCAAAGGCGACCAACGCGTCGGAAAACCATCTCGGACAAGTCATCAACATGCTGGGCCAGACCGGTTTCATCGAAACCGTACGTGGACGCGGGGGCGGCATTCGACTGGCCCGCAACGCGCAGGACATCACCGTGGGCGGTGTTTTCCGGGTGTTCGAAGCCGGAACGCCCTTTGCCGAGTGTTTCGACGCCAAGGAGTGCACTTGTCCGCTGATTTCGGTTTGTCGGCTGAAAGGGGCCCTTGGCGAAGCCTTGATGGCCTTTTATCGCTCTCTCGACGCAATCACGCTCGAAAGTCTTGTCAAGGATAATACCGGGCTCAAGGACCTTCTGGGTGTGGAGCCGGTCACAGCGCCAGCCTGA
- a CDS encoding CmpA/NrtA family ABC transporter substrate-binding protein, with the protein MSRAPLNIGYLPLVDAAPLIIAQKMGFADTEGIRLALHKQPSWSALRDGVALGTLDAGHMLSPLPVAMSLGLGGLPTAMDALLVMSVNGNVIGVSNGLASKMRSNGWREDFRDPLATGKHLIRASGRKLRIGVPFPFSMHAELVYFWLNALGLKTPDELDVRTVPPPHMADAIAANEIDAFCVGEPWGSIAVETGVGELILPANSIWTFSPEKVLAARRDWIETNPAETRALMRAVVTAARWLGDPENRLVASEILAQPGLIDVPSEVIDRALSGQITSKPKALAHRVPRFLEFHASAANFPWRSQAAWIASNIAARVGLDRTEAMRISMACYRSDLYRANLTDLGLDMPGASAKMEGALAQPTPVASAKGSIILGPDAFFDGSIFDPGKGL; encoded by the coding sequence ATGAGCCGCGCGCCTTTGAACATCGGTTACCTCCCGCTGGTGGATGCCGCGCCCCTTATCATCGCCCAGAAGATGGGCTTTGCAGATACAGAGGGTATCAGGCTCGCGCTCCACAAGCAGCCGTCCTGGTCGGCACTGCGGGACGGCGTGGCGCTCGGCACGCTGGATGCGGGGCACATGCTCAGCCCCCTGCCCGTGGCGATGTCCCTCGGTCTCGGCGGACTGCCGACAGCGATGGACGCGCTTCTGGTCATGTCGGTGAACGGCAATGTCATCGGCGTGTCCAACGGCCTTGCCAGCAAGATGCGCAGCAATGGCTGGCGCGAGGATTTCAGAGATCCGCTAGCAACCGGCAAGCACCTGATCCGCGCCAGCGGACGCAAACTGCGCATCGGCGTTCCTTTCCCGTTCTCGATGCATGCCGAACTTGTCTATTTCTGGCTGAATGCACTGGGTCTGAAGACCCCCGACGAGTTGGATGTCCGCACCGTCCCGCCGCCGCATATGGCCGATGCCATCGCCGCCAACGAGATCGATGCTTTCTGCGTGGGCGAACCCTGGGGCTCCATTGCGGTCGAAACCGGCGTTGGCGAATTGATACTGCCCGCGAACTCGATCTGGACCTTCAGCCCGGAAAAGGTACTCGCTGCGCGACGCGACTGGATCGAGACCAACCCGGCAGAAACCCGGGCCCTGATGCGCGCCGTCGTGACCGCGGCGCGCTGGCTCGGCGACCCCGAGAACCGCCTTGTCGCCTCCGAAATCCTCGCGCAACCGGGGCTGATCGATGTGCCTTCCGAAGTCATCGACCGCGCTTTGTCCGGGCAGATCACTTCGAAACCGAAAGCGCTTGCTCACCGGGTGCCAAGGTTTCTCGAGTTTCATGCAAGTGCGGCGAACTTCCCGTGGCGCAGCCAGGCTGCCTGGATCGCCAGCAACATTGCCGCGAGGGTGGGGTTGGATCGCACCGAGGCGATGCGCATTTCCATGGCGTGCTACCGAAGCGATCTCTATCGCGCGAACCTGACCGATCTCGGGCTCGATATGCCCGGAGCATCCGCCAAGATGGAGGGCGCCTTGGCCCAACCCACGCCTGTTGCATCTGCGAAAGGTTCGATCATTCTGGGACCGGATGCGTTTTTTGACGGCTCGATTTTTGATCCGGGCAAGGGTTTGTGA
- a CDS encoding ANTAR domain-containing response regulator — protein sequence MPKPLKILVVEPDESRARMIMDGLAEAGEAEVMVLGSATGLARHMAELGPDVVLIAMSNPSRDTLEALSVASGFNERPVAMFVDRSDDATTRAAIEAGVSAYVVDGLHKERIKPILDAAIARFNMFARLRTELAAAKTALAERKTIERAKGLLMTAKGITEDQAYAILRKTAMDQGRKVSEVAEALVTASDMLR from the coding sequence ATGCCGAAGCCCCTCAAGATACTCGTGGTAGAGCCTGATGAATCCCGTGCGCGGATGATCATGGATGGCCTTGCGGAAGCTGGCGAGGCGGAAGTGATGGTGCTCGGGTCTGCGACAGGGCTTGCGCGGCACATGGCGGAACTGGGACCGGACGTCGTGTTGATCGCCATGTCGAACCCCTCTCGCGATACGCTCGAAGCGCTCAGTGTGGCCTCCGGCTTCAACGAGCGACCGGTGGCAATGTTCGTGGACCGCTCTGACGATGCCACGACGCGCGCGGCCATCGAGGCAGGCGTCAGCGCGTATGTCGTGGACGGACTGCACAAGGAACGTATCAAGCCGATCCTCGATGCCGCTATTGCGCGGTTCAACATGTTCGCCCGGTTGCGTACCGAGCTTGCCGCGGCCAAGACCGCTCTCGCCGAGCGCAAGACGATCGAACGGGCGAAGGGCCTGCTGATGACCGCGAAAGGGATCACCGAAGACCAAGCCTATGCCATTCTGCGCAAGACCGCGATGGATCAGGGCCGGAAGGTCTCCGAAGTCGCCGAAGCACTGGTCACAGCGTCGGACATGTTGCGATGA